One Thermodesulfobacteriota bacterium DNA window includes the following coding sequences:
- a CDS encoding DUF2283 domain-containing protein has product MDDFKVFYDEEEDILYLAKEGEEAEVVEVSPGVNMELDSNGNLMGIELFKASHMFKNVLKPMEKKLQFA; this is encoded by the coding sequence ATGGACGATTTCAAGGTTTTTTATGATGAAGAAGAGGATATCCTTTACCTTGCAAAAGAAGGTGAGGAAGCCGAAGTTGTAGAAGTATCTCCGGGTGTGAATATGGAACTTGACAGTAACGGTAATCTTATGGGTATTGAACTCTTCAAAGCCTCTCATATGTTTAAAAATGTTCTTAAACCAATGGAGAAGAAACTTCAATTTGCATAA
- the thiL gene encoding thiamine-phosphate kinase, protein MEIKEVGEFGLIERIKTKLAFPHQDIIKGIGDDACAIEIQKGRLLLSTSDSLIEDVHFDLRFISAYNLGKKSLAVNISDIAAMGGTPKFFLVSLAIPPKISVEFIDEFADGIKETANSFQTHVVGGDTSFSPEKLNINITLLGEAFPGNVIYRDNAHVGDQVFVTGTLGDSALGFEILMNRKELSRIEERFKDLVERHCNPTPRVAEGRLIAENRIASAMIDISDGLISDLGHICEQSKVGAKIWLEKLPASEAFQKVSREFTDRPIDLALGGGEDYELLFTVDKGNINLFNRMKNRFKTKVTHIGEIVEPEEGITVLDDSGKRYTVEKKGFDHFL, encoded by the coding sequence TTGGAAATCAAAGAGGTGGGAGAATTCGGGCTGATAGAGAGAATAAAAACTAAGCTCGCTTTCCCCCATCAAGATATCATTAAAGGTATAGGCGATGATGCCTGTGCTATTGAGATTCAAAAAGGAAGATTACTGCTCTCCACCAGTGATTCCCTTATTGAAGATGTTCATTTTGACCTGAGGTTTATATCTGCATATAATTTAGGAAAGAAGTCCCTGGCAGTTAATATTAGTGATATCGCTGCTATGGGAGGAACCCCAAAGTTCTTCTTGGTCTCCCTTGCCATTCCCCCAAAGATATCTGTAGAATTTATCGATGAATTTGCAGATGGCATTAAGGAGACCGCTAATTCCTTCCAAACTCATGTCGTTGGTGGCGACACCTCTTTTTCTCCAGAAAAGCTCAACATTAACATTACTTTACTGGGAGAAGCCTTTCCTGGCAATGTAATCTATCGTGATAATGCCCATGTTGGAGATCAAGTATTTGTAACGGGGACGCTGGGAGATTCGGCTCTGGGGTTTGAAATTCTCATGAATAGAAAAGAACTATCCAGGATTGAGGAAAGATTTAAGGATTTAGTGGAAAGGCACTGTAACCCCACTCCCAGGGTAGCCGAAGGCAGGTTGATTGCAGAGAACCGCATTGCCTCGGCCATGATTGATATTAGCGACGGTCTTATCTCTGACCTTGGGCATATCTGTGAACAAAGCAAAGTGGGGGCAAAAATCTGGTTGGAAAAACTCCCTGCTTCGGAAGCCTTTCAAAAGGTCTCCCGTGAATTTACCGACAGACCAATAGATTTAGCCCTCGGTGGCGGAGAGGACTATGAGCTTTTATTCACCGTTGATAAGGGTAATATTAACTTATTTAACAGGATGAAAAACAGATTTAAGACTAAGGTTACCCATATTGGAGAGATTGTAGAACCAGAGGAAGGGATTACGGTTTTAGATGATAGTGGGAAGAGATACACAGTTGAAAAAAAAGGCTTCGATCATTTTTTGTAA